A window from Primulina huaijiensis isolate GDHJ02 chromosome 13, ASM1229523v2, whole genome shotgun sequence encodes these proteins:
- the LOC140991680 gene encoding serine/threonine-protein kinase STY13-like — protein sequence MLEGPKFTGIIGLNHNHENYDFSQNFYRKLNEGSNISVDSYGSLQMSNGGGSVAMSIDNSSVGSNDSNTRILGHQGLKHVHNYSVAASLNHGRASQGLSNDALAQALMNPRYPTQGLGDYDEWTLDLRKLNMGPAFAQGAFGKLYRGTYNGQDVAIKLLEKPENDAERAHLMEQQFQQEVMMLATLKHPNIVRFIGACRKPMVWCIVTEYAKGGSVRQFLMKRQNRSVPLKLAVKQALDVARGMAYVHGLNLIHRDLKSDNLLISADKSIKIADFGVARIEVQTEGMTPETGTYRWMAPEMIQHRPYTHKVDVYSFGIVLWELITGMLPFQNMTAVQAAFAVVIKGVRPTIPNDCLPSLGQIMTLCWDVNPDVRPSFSEVVRMLEAAENEIMTTVRKARFRCCMTIPMTTD from the exons atgTTGGAGGGCCCGAAATTTACTGGAATCATAGGCCTAAACCATAACCATGAAAATTACGActtttctcaaaatttctatcGCAAGTTGAATGAGGGATCGAATATATCGGTAGATAGCTATGGGAGCTTGCAGATGAGCAACGGTGGAGGCTCTGTTGCCATGTCAATCGACAACAGTAGTGTTGGATCAAATGATTCCAACACTCGTATCTTGGGCCACCAAGGCCTCAAGCATGTACACAACTATTCAGTCGCTGCAAGTCTCAATCATGGGAGAGCATCTCAAGGGCTGAGTAATGATGCGCTGGCACAAGCTTTAATGAACCCTCGGTATCCTACGCAGGGACTTGGTGACTATGATGAGTGGACCCTTGACCTGAGGAAGCTGAACATGGGGCCAGCTTTCGCTCAAGGGGCTTTTGGAAAGTTGTACAGAGGCACATATAATGGTCAGGATGTTGCAATTAAGCTTCTCGAGAAACCAGAGAATGATGCAGAGAGGGCACACTTGATGGAGCAACAATTTCAGCAAGAGGTAATGATGTTAGCAACATTGAAGCATCCAAATATTGTTCGCTTCATTGGTGCATGTCGCAAACCCATGGTCTGGTGTATTGTGACTGAATATGCCAAGGGAGGTTCAGTGCGGCAGTTCTTGATGAAGCGGCAGAACCGTTCTGTACCCCTTAAATTGGCTGTAAAGCAGGCCTTGGATGTGGCAAGGGGAATGGCATATGTGCATGGGTTGAATTTAATCCATCGAGACTTGAAGTCTGATAATCTTTTAATATCAGCGGACAAATCCATCAAGATTGCGGATTTTGGTGTAGCTCGCATTGAGGTACAGACCGAAGGAATGACACCAGAGACAGGCACTTATCGTTGGATGGCGCC GGAGATGATTCAACATAGGCCATATACACACAAAGTCGATGTATACAGCTTTGGAATTGTGCTATGGGAGCTTATAACTGGGATGCTTCCATTCCAAAACATGACTGCCGTCCAGGCGGCATTTGCAGTCGTCATCAAAGGTGTTCGACCAACAATCCCCAACGACTGCCTTCCGTCTCTTGGTCAGATCATGACTCTTTGCTGGGATGTTAATCCCGACGTGAGGCCATCGTTCAGTGAGGTTGTCAGAATGCTCGAGGCTGCAGAGAATGAGATCATGACGACTGTTAGAAAGGCTCGTTTCAGGTGCTGCATGACTATACCGATGACTACAGATTAG
- the LOC140991681 gene encoding serine/threonine-protein kinase STY13-like produces the protein MLEGPKFTGIINLNHNHENYDFSQNFYRKLNEGSNTSIDSYGSLQLSNSGGSVAMSMDSSMGSNGSNTRILGHQGLKHVHDYSVAASVNHGRASQGLSNDALAQALMNPRYPTQGLGDYDEWTLDLRKLNMGPAFAQGAFGKLYRGTYNGEDVAIKLLEKPENDTERAHLMEQQFQQEVMMLATLKHPNIVRFIGAGRKPMVWCIVTEYAKGGSVRQFLMKRQNRAVPLKLAVKQALDVARGMEYVHGLNLIHRDLKSDNLLISADKSIKIADFGVARIEVQTEGMTPETGTYRWMAPEMIQHRPYTQKVDVYSFGIVLWELITGMLPFQNMTAVQAAFAVVIKGVRPTIPNDCLPSLGQIMTLCWDVNPDVRPSFSEVVRMLEAAENEIMTTVRKARFRCCMTQPMTTD, from the exons ATGTTGGAGGGTCCGAAATTTACTGGAATCATAAACCTAAACCATAACCATGAAAATTacgatttttctcaaaatttctatcGCAAGCTCAATGAGGGATCAAATACGTCGATAGATAGTTATGGGAGCTTGCAGTTGAGCAACAGTGGAGGATCTGTTGCCATGTCTATGGACAGCAGTATGGGATCAAATGGTTCCAACACTCGTATCTTGGGCCACCAAGGCCTCAAGCATGTACACGACTATTCAGTCGCTGCTAGTGTCAATCATGGGAGAGCATCTCAAGGGCTGAGTAATGATGCGCTGGCACAAGCTTTAATGAACCCTCGGTATCCTACGCAGGGACTTGGTGACTATGATGAGTGGACCCTTGACCTGAGGAAGCTGAACATGGGGCCAGCTTTCGCTCAAGGGGCTTTTGGAAAGCTGTACAGAGGGACATATAATGGTGAGGATGTTGCAATTAAGCTTCTCGAGAAACCAGAGAATGATACAGAGAGAGCACACTTGATGGAGCAACAATTTCAGCAAGAGGTAATGATGTTAGCAACATTGAAACATCCCAATATTGTTCGATTTATTGGTGCAGGCCGCAAACCCATGGTCTGGTGTATTGTGACTGAATATGCCAAGGGTGGTTCAGTGCGGCAGTTCTTGATGAAGCGGCAGAACCGTGCTGTACCCCTTAAACTGGCTGTAAAGCAGGCTTTGGATGTGGCAAGAGGGATGGAATATGTGCATGGGTTGAATTTAATCCATCGAGACTTGAAGTCAGATAATCTTTTAATATCCGCTGACAAATCGATCAAGATTGCGGATTTTGGTGTAGCTCGCATTGAGGTACAAACTGAAGGAATGACTCCAGAGACGGGCACTTATCGTTGGATGGCGCC GGAGATGATTCAGCATAGGCCATATACACAAAAAGTCGATGTATACAGCTTTGGGATTGTGCTCTGGGAGCTTATAACTGGGATGCTTCCATTCCAGAACATGACTGCCGTTCAGGCAGCATTTGCAGTCGTCATCAAAGGTGTTCGACCAACGATCCCCAATGATTGCCTTCCGTCTCTTGGTCAGATCATGACTCTTTGCTGGGATGTTAATCCCGACGTGAGGCCATCGTTCAGTGAGGTTGTCAGAATGCTCGAGGCTGCAGAGAATGAGATCATGACGACTGTTAGAAAGGCTCGATTTAGGTGCTGCATGACTCAACCGATGACTACAGATTAG
- the LOC140990831 gene encoding squamosa promoter-binding-like protein 2, with protein MERRYSERSKGWEREILALPSEKSYEIPEKYGHSACPSGCNFCLHGNELGICSFSMHPTSESTAVDSTDGYWKFSSLPLHSMKTNGTVSDYSEVSVFSSEPMHVGLNLGRPKKYGDNFSPVGNKSLVSTIPASGTVSKRSRAYYPNVQNPFCQVDECNLDLTSAKNYHRRHRICGSHSKCPSITVSGRERRFCQQCSRLHDLSEFDDKKRSCRRRLSDHNARRRRLPPESTKLSSAGVLSSALYADPRPHNVLVDRLSVPVLNQTWENNSFSVAAPSKVGGLEETICFSANEIHDSDPSLRIDQGMLWAIQIPSPQNLDRCSNVPPENPQATPDLLRVHSRLSSNPWMLNEAIPTPTAYSWNKYNSERHIDDPLQWAAALVHSSDNFSTERGRTQVSDPGTDRLQGFQLLRADHGSSQRVLSQFEKGRK; from the exons ATGGAAAGGAGGTATTCAGAAAGATCAAAGGGGTGGGAGAGGGAAATTTTAGCTCTGCCTAGTGAGAAGTCTTATGAAATCCCAGAAAAATATGGTCATTCTGCATGCCCATCTGGCTGTAATTTTTGTCTACACGGTAATGAATTAGGAATCTGCTCGTTTTCTATGCATCCTACGTCCGAATCCACCGCTGTCGATTCCACAGATGGTTACTGGAAGTTTAGTTCTTTGCCTCTGCACAGCATGAAGACAAATGGTACTGTTTCAGATTATTCTGAGGTTTCTGTCTTCTCTAGTGAACCAATGCATGTTGGTTTAAATCTTGGAAGACCGAAAAAATATGGAGATAATTTTTCTCCTGTGGGTAATAAAAGTTTGGTTTCTACAATTCCTGCATCGGGTACAGTCTCGAAAAGATCGAGGGCCTATTACCCAAACGTGCAGAATCCTTTCTGTCAAGTCGATGAGTGTAATCTTGACCTGACCTCAGCAAAAAATTACCATCGCCGCCATAGAATCTGCGGAAGCCATTCCAAATGCCCATCAATAACAGTTTCCGGGAGGGAACGGCGTTTTTGTCAACAATGCAGCAG GTTACATGACTTGTCTGAATTTGATGACAAGAAGAGGAGTTGTCGGAGGCGACTCTCTGACCATAATGCCAGAAGGCGAAGGCTGCCACCAGAGTCTACTAAGCTCAGTTCAGCTGGAGTGCTATCTTCCGCATTATATG CAGATCCGAGGCCACATAATGTTTTGGTGGACAGGCTTTCGGTCCCAGTTTTGAATCAAACATGGGAAAATAATAGCTTTTCCGTGGCAGCTCCCTCAAAAGTTGGTGGACTCGAAGAGACAATATGTTTTTCTGCCAACGAGATTCATGATTCTGACCCCAGTCTGCGAATTGACCAAGGGATGCTCTGGGCCATCCAGATTCCAAGTCCTCAGAATCTAGACCGTT GTTCGAATGTACCTCCGGAGAATCCTCAGGCAACACCAGATCTTCTGAGAGTTCACTCACGTCTGTCGTCTAATCCTTGGATGTTAAACGAAGCCATTCCCACTCCAACAGCGTATTCTTGGAATAAGTATAATTCAGAAAGACACATAGATGATCCACTTCAGTGGGCGGCGGCGCTGGTTCACTCGAGCGACAACTTTTCAACAGAACGAGGCCGGACTCAGGTTTCCGATCCAGGAACAGACCGGTTGCAAGGATTTCAATTGTTGAGGGCCGATCATGGCTCCAGTCAAAGAGTTTTGAGTCAATTCGAAAAGGGAAGAAAGTAA